From Flavipsychrobacter sp., a single genomic window includes:
- a CDS encoding FKBP-type peptidyl-prolyl cis-trans isomerase: MGIADRLKALRDETSNKNLEEGKAFLAENGKRDEVIVLESGLQYEVLNEGDGDKPTEFNKVTCHYHGTLINGTVFDSSVQRGQPASFPLNMVIKGWTEGVQLMSVGSKYRFFIPHDLAYGDRHVSAEIGPNSTLIFDVELLGIN; the protein is encoded by the coding sequence ATGGGAATTGCAGATAGACTAAAAGCCTTAAGAGACGAAACGTCTAATAAAAACCTTGAAGAGGGTAAGGCTTTCTTAGCAGAAAATGGTAAACGTGATGAAGTCATTGTTTTAGAAAGTGGTTTACAGTATGAGGTGCTCAATGAGGGCGATGGCGATAAGCCGACGGAGTTTAATAAAGTTACTTGCCATTATCACGGCACATTAATTAATGGTACAGTATTCGATAGTTCTGTACAAAGAGGACAGCCCGCATCTTTTCCATTAAATATGGTGATCAAAGGCTGGACAGAGGGCGTGCAGTTAATGTCTGTAGGTAGTAAATATAGGTTTTTTATCCCTCATGATCTTGCTTACGGTGACCGTCATGTAAGTGCTGAGATAGGCCCTAATAGTACCTTGATATTTGACGTAGAGCTTCTTGGTATCAATTAA
- a CDS encoding GNAT family protein — protein sequence MYITTDNLIIKPLEHSDIQNFQLIYPDFYAFQQSIPLVSINNSLQVSDKLDACIKELHNLGFGIGTVSTKNDEFVGLAGFSFIEEVNTYEIHYEILPQHIRKGFETEICNTLIDYAFNNIGLDKLCARAIIGNFNKDRDYINAGFSYMGERAIESDGNIYLWNYYELNNESDLSPSSYSDFESQDFF from the coding sequence ATGTATATCACAACTGACAATTTGATTATCAAACCTTTAGAGCATTCAGATATTCAAAATTTTCAGCTCATCTACCCCGACTTCTATGCATTTCAGCAGAGCATACCTTTAGTTTCCATAAACAATAGTTTACAAGTTTCTGACAAACTAGATGCTTGCATAAAAGAACTTCATAATCTCGGTTTTGGTATAGGCACTGTATCCACTAAGAATGATGAATTTGTAGGTTTAGCTGGTTTCTCTTTTATTGAAGAAGTGAACACCTACGAAATACACTACGAAATACTTCCTCAACATATTCGCAAAGGCTTTGAGACAGAGATCTGTAATACACTCATTGATTACGCATTTAATAATATCGGTCTTGACAAATTGTGTGCACGTGCAATAATCGGAAACTTTAATAAAGACAGAGATTACATCAACGCAGGCTTTTCTTACATGGGAGAAAGAGCTATTGAATCTGATGGTAATATTTACTTATGGAATTACTATGAGTTGAATAATGAATCAGACCTTAGTCCTAGCAGCTACTCAGACTTTGAAAGCCAAGACTTTTTCTAA
- the rffA gene encoding dTDP-4-amino-4,6-dideoxygalactose transaminase yields the protein MPNLQADRTASTLSVPFNVPYLTGKEEYYIKDVLRSLKLCGNGEYTRKCHQFFTDKYGFKACFLTTSCTDALEMAAILIDLKPGDEVIMPSYTFVSSANPFILRGAKVMFMDSRADHPGMDEDKIEELITPNTKAIVAVHYAGVACDMDKIMAIAQKHDLIVIEDAAQAIDSYYKGRPLGSIGHMAALSFHETKNISSGEGGMLVVNDDQFIERAEIIREKGTDRTKFLRGEVNKYGWVEVGSSFLPSELIAGFLYAQLEELEDIQVKRMAIWNRYYEELKMLADMGKFQLPFVPEYATVNGHLFGLIMPDYKEQKALRLFLKERGVSAVFHYNPLHRSDYYKDKHHGEALPNCDRYDDCLLRLPLFAGMTSEQQDYVIACIKEYYEQKLSK from the coding sequence ATGCCTAACTTGCAAGCTGATAGAACAGCGTCTACATTGTCTGTTCCTTTCAATGTTCCCTACCTTACAGGAAAAGAAGAATATTATATAAAAGATGTGCTGCGTAGTTTGAAACTATGTGGTAATGGTGAATATACTAGGAAGTGTCACCAGTTTTTTACCGATAAATATGGCTTTAAAGCTTGTTTTCTGACAACATCTTGTACAGATGCTCTTGAAATGGCTGCCATATTAATTGATCTGAAACCAGGAGATGAGGTGATAATGCCATCATATACTTTTGTGTCATCTGCTAATCCTTTCATTTTGCGAGGTGCAAAAGTGATGTTCATGGATAGTAGGGCAGACCACCCTGGTATGGATGAGGATAAAATAGAAGAGTTAATAACGCCCAATACTAAAGCAATAGTAGCGGTACACTATGCAGGTGTGGCTTGTGATATGGATAAGATAATGGCAATTGCTCAAAAGCATGATCTTATAGTGATAGAAGATGCTGCTCAAGCTATTGACTCTTATTATAAAGGCAGGCCTTTGGGGTCCATTGGTCATATGGCGGCGTTATCTTTTCACGAGACTAAAAATATAAGTAGTGGAGAGGGGGGTATGTTGGTAGTAAATGATGACCAATTTATAGAACGAGCCGAGATAATTAGAGAAAAAGGTACGGATAGAACCAAGTTTTTACGAGGGGAAGTGAATAAATATGGATGGGTTGAGGTAGGTTCTTCATTTTTACCGTCAGAGCTTATAGCAGGATTTTTATATGCACAGCTAGAAGAGCTAGAGGATATACAGGTTAAAAGAATGGCTATTTGGAATAGGTATTATGAAGAGCTTAAAATGCTTGCTGATATGGGCAAGTTTCAGCTGCCTTTTGTGCCCGAATATGCCACAGTCAATGGACACTTGTTTGGATTGATAATGCCTGACTATAAAGAGCAGAAAGCACTAAGACTTTTTTTGAAAGAGAGAGGGGTGAGTGCTGTTTTTCATTATAATCCACTTCATAGGTCAGACTACTACAAAGACAAGCATCATGGTGAGGCGCTGCCAAATTGTGATAGATATGATGACTGTTTGCTAAGACTACCGTTATTTGCAGGTATGACAAGCGAGCAGCAGGACTATGTTATAGCATGTATAAAAGAATATTATGAACAAAAACTAAGTAAATAA
- a CDS encoding thiamine pyrophosphate-dependent enzyme produces MSDQATIKQDARLSFDEFKEEVLHDYYLAVASREASLIGRREVLTGKAKFGIFGDGKELAQIAAAKCMQPGDIRSGYYRDQTLMFATGMSDIEKFFAQLYANPDINHEPSSAGRMMNGHYGTRWLDEQGEWKNLTDAPQSSSDISPTAGQMVRSLGLAFASKMFRNVSELSEGFEKFSKNGDEVVFCTIGDASTSEGLFWETVNAAGVLQVPLAIFVWDDGYGISVPRKYQTTKNSISDALAGMQWDDNKGGLNIYKVKGWDYPSLVDTFKRGIAKTRETHIPTIFHVQEVTQPQGHSTSGSHERYKSKDRLEWEKEMDCIVKMRSFILENNISTEEELDEQEKQAKQEARTAKQKAWESFITPIKQQITQATNLCNQIVYEGGANATAVAELSQSLAAIKEPIRKDVIQTLQKVAALSTGNSEAARNLRNYCDSLIQENEDNFSSHLHSASKYNAMSVATVPATYAADAPTLNGYEILNKFFDHTFANNPAVFAFGEDLGKIGDVNQGFAGLQEKYGALRISDTGIREATIIGQGLGMAMRGLRPIAEIQYLDYLLYGLQPLSDDVATMQYRTRGGQKCPLIVRTRGHRLEGVWHSGSPMGMILNSIRGMYLCVPRNMTQAAGMYTTLLQSDEPAIVVECLNGYRLKEQLPENLGTYTVPLGKPEIIRAGEDVTIVSYGSTLRVIEEAIVNYLEPKGISCEVVDVQTLLPFDVDHIILESLKKTNRIVFIDEDVPGGATAYMFQHVMEKQGGYKWLDVAPRTITAKAHRPAYATDGDYFSKPNAESITAIIEEMMAE; encoded by the coding sequence ATGTCGGATCAAGCAACAATAAAACAGGACGCAAGATTATCGTTTGACGAGTTCAAAGAAGAGGTCCTACATGACTATTACCTAGCCGTAGCCAGTCGTGAGGCGAGCCTTATAGGTCGTCGAGAAGTACTTACCGGCAAGGCTAAGTTTGGCATATTTGGCGACGGTAAAGAGCTGGCACAAATAGCTGCTGCTAAGTGCATGCAACCTGGTGATATTCGTTCGGGCTACTATCGCGACCAAACATTGATGTTTGCCACCGGCATGAGTGATATAGAAAAGTTCTTCGCACAGTTATATGCCAATCCGGATATTAACCACGAGCCATCATCTGCCGGCAGAATGATGAACGGTCACTACGGAACAAGATGGCTGGATGAACAAGGAGAATGGAAAAATCTTACTGATGCCCCTCAATCTTCAAGCGACATATCTCCTACAGCAGGACAAATGGTGCGTTCTCTGGGTTTAGCTTTTGCTTCCAAGATGTTTCGTAATGTGAGTGAGCTGAGTGAAGGGTTTGAAAAATTCAGTAAAAATGGTGATGAAGTTGTTTTCTGTACCATTGGAGATGCTTCAACATCTGAAGGCTTGTTCTGGGAAACCGTGAATGCTGCTGGTGTACTACAAGTGCCTCTTGCTATTTTCGTTTGGGACGACGGATATGGAATTTCTGTACCTAGAAAATATCAAACTACTAAAAACTCTATCTCTGATGCCTTAGCAGGTATGCAATGGGATGATAATAAAGGTGGACTTAATATCTATAAAGTAAAAGGTTGGGACTACCCTAGCCTTGTAGATACCTTCAAGAGGGGAATTGCGAAAACTAGAGAAACTCATATACCAACAATATTCCACGTACAGGAAGTAACACAGCCTCAAGGGCACTCTACATCGGGTTCACACGAGCGTTACAAGTCTAAAGACAGACTGGAGTGGGAAAAAGAAATGGATTGCATTGTCAAAATGCGCTCTTTCATATTAGAGAACAACATCTCTACAGAGGAAGAATTGGACGAGCAGGAAAAACAGGCAAAACAAGAAGCCAGAACTGCTAAACAAAAAGCATGGGAAAGCTTCATCACTCCTATAAAACAGCAAATAACACAAGCAACCAACCTATGTAACCAAATAGTTTATGAAGGTGGTGCTAATGCTACAGCTGTAGCAGAGCTTTCTCAAAGCCTTGCAGCAATTAAGGAGCCAATCAGAAAAGATGTTATCCAAACCTTACAAAAGGTGGCAGCACTTTCTACTGGAAACTCTGAAGCTGCTAGAAATTTGCGTAATTATTGCGACTCTTTGATTCAGGAGAATGAAGACAACTTCTCTTCTCATTTACATTCAGCGTCGAAATATAATGCTATGAGTGTAGCTACAGTACCTGCTACCTATGCTGCTGATGCGCCTACGCTTAATGGCTACGAAATATTAAATAAATTCTTCGACCATACTTTTGCTAACAACCCTGCTGTTTTTGCCTTTGGGGAAGATCTTGGTAAAATTGGTGACGTAAACCAAGGTTTTGCAGGGCTACAAGAAAAATATGGTGCACTTCGTATATCCGACACTGGCATTCGCGAAGCAACAATTATAGGACAAGGGCTGGGTATGGCAATGCGTGGATTAAGACCAATTGCCGAAATACAGTACTTAGACTATCTACTATATGGTCTACAACCATTGAGCGATGATGTTGCAACAATGCAATACCGTACTCGTGGCGGGCAAAAATGTCCATTAATCGTTCGCACACGCGGACACAGACTGGAAGGCGTATGGCATAGTGGCTCGCCAATGGGCATGATCCTGAACAGCATTAGGGGCATGTATCTATGTGTACCTAGAAACATGACACAAGCAGCAGGTATGTATACCACATTACTACAAAGTGACGAACCTGCGATTGTAGTAGAATGCTTGAATGGATACCGTTTAAAAGAGCAGCTTCCTGAGAACCTAGGCACTTACACTGTTCCTTTAGGTAAGCCTGAAATAATAAGAGCAGGTGAAGACGTTACCATCGTTTCTTATGGTTCTACATTGAGAGTTATTGAAGAGGCTATTGTAAACTATTTAGAACCTAAAGGCATAAGCTGTGAAGTGGTAGACGTACAAACACTATTACCTTTTGACGTTGACCATATCATACTAGAGTCTCTTAAAAAGACCAACCGTATAGTATTTATAGACGAAGATGTTCCGGGAGGTGCAACTGCTTATATGTTCCAACACGTTATGGAAAAACAAGGTGGATACAAATGGCTGGATGTTGCTCCACGTACAATTACTGCAAAAGCACACCGTCCTGCTTATGCTACTGACGGAGACTACTTCTCTAAACCAAATGCAGAAAGCATAACAGCTATTATTGAAGAAATGATGGCAGAGTAA
- a CDS encoding EamA family transporter, which translates to MKKALIQMHLAVLLWGFTGVLGKTISLSAPVLVWYRMLLTAIFVAVILFYRKEWVPVSKKDKWRLIWIGCLMGLHWVAFYGSIKYSSISVALVCLSTASIFTSLLDPFVNKGKHNYKEFILSIITIIGVYFIYQFQQLYWKGIILGIIAAMLSSWFVVLNKKIATKYPARTMVFYEMTAGWAMLTLLIPFMVWYTPDVALIPETSDWLWLVILSLCCTVWSQSLALNALKHISAFTSTLSVNMEPVYGILLAFLFFGEHKDLDIKFYVGMLLILSSVVLQMLYLIRKPKKVSPGYIVEKNGID; encoded by the coding sequence ATGAAGAAGGCACTAATACAGATGCACCTAGCCGTATTGCTTTGGGGCTTTACAGGCGTACTTGGCAAGACTATTTCTTTAAGTGCACCAGTATTGGTATGGTACAGAATGCTACTTACGGCCATCTTCGTTGCGGTTATTCTTTTTTATAGAAAAGAATGGGTACCCGTAAGCAAAAAAGACAAATGGAGGCTTATATGGATCGGTTGCTTGATGGGGCTACATTGGGTAGCCTTTTATGGCTCTATAAAATACTCCAGTATTTCGGTAGCATTGGTTTGCCTATCTACGGCAAGTATATTCACTTCCCTACTCGACCCCTTTGTTAATAAAGGCAAGCACAACTACAAGGAATTTATTCTCAGCATTATCACCATTATAGGCGTTTACTTTATCTACCAGTTCCAACAGCTGTATTGGAAAGGCATCATCCTAGGCATTATTGCCGCTATGCTATCTTCTTGGTTTGTGGTGCTAAACAAGAAGATAGCCACGAAATACCCTGCCCGCACTATGGTATTTTACGAAATGACCGCAGGCTGGGCCATGCTTACTCTACTAATTCCTTTTATGGTATGGTACACACCAGATGTTGCCTTAATACCAGAAACAAGCGATTGGTTATGGCTGGTCATACTAAGCCTTTGCTGCACGGTATGGTCTCAATCATTAGCACTTAATGCATTGAAACACATAAGTGCATTCACCTCTACTTTGAGTGTAAATATGGAACCCGTGTACGGTATCTTACTGGCCTTTTTATTCTTTGGTGAGCATAAAGACCTAGACATAAAGTTCTATGTAGGAATGCTATTGATACTCAGCTCTGTAGTACTACAAATGCTTTACCTAATACGCAAACCTAAAAAGGTATCTCCCGGCTATATCGTAGAGAAAAACGGTATCGATTAG
- a CDS encoding SDR family oxidoreductase encodes MKVFIAGASGLLGSNCQKHFTEKGWDVVGSYFSYEVPNTVFYNTLDLEHKDNFDIEQYNPDVIVHCGALTHVDYCETNIEESYQKTVQSTINLASIAKKCNARFVYISTDYVFDGKEGPYTEDQTTNPVSIYGKHKLEAEHIVLNTIPDTLILRITNVYGNEARGKNFVARIAEQCINNNKLTLKLPYDQYACPTNAWDIARAMFVLLRDNKSGIYHIGGTDYMNRIELALRVIQYFPNAEYELIPMNTEELNQPANRPLKGGFITMKFNREYPDMLFGNIDSYMKELLQ; translated from the coding sequence ATGAAAGTTTTTATAGCAGGCGCATCAGGACTACTGGGCAGCAATTGTCAAAAGCATTTTACAGAAAAAGGATGGGACGTAGTTGGCTCCTACTTCTCCTACGAAGTACCCAATACAGTTTTCTACAATACGCTTGACCTAGAACATAAAGACAATTTTGATATAGAACAATACAACCCTGATGTGATAGTACATTGTGGCGCATTAACTCATGTAGACTATTGCGAAACTAACATAGAAGAGAGCTACCAAAAAACAGTGCAAAGCACTATCAACCTCGCCTCTATTGCTAAGAAATGCAATGCACGCTTTGTATACATATCTACCGATTATGTTTTTGACGGGAAGGAAGGTCCTTATACTGAAGACCAAACTACTAACCCGGTAAGCATATACGGCAAGCATAAACTAGAAGCAGAGCATATAGTATTAAACACAATACCAGATACACTAATTCTTCGTATTACGAATGTATACGGCAATGAAGCCAGAGGAAAAAACTTTGTAGCGAGAATAGCAGAACAATGTATCAACAACAACAAACTAACACTAAAACTGCCCTACGATCAGTATGCCTGCCCTACCAATGCTTGGGATATCGCACGCGCCATGTTTGTATTACTAAGAGATAATAAGTCTGGAATCTACCACATAGGTGGCACAGACTATATGAACCGTATTGAACTAGCTCTTAGAGTAATACAATACTTCCCAAATGCGGAGTACGAACTGATACCTATGAATACGGAAGAACTAAACCAACCTGCTAACAGACCATTAAAGGGTGGTTTCATAACAATGAAATTCAATAGAGAATACCCTGATATGCTATTTGGAAATATAGATAGCTATATGAAAGAGCTACTACAATAA
- a CDS encoding Hsp20/alpha crystallin family protein produces the protein MYNHKTNRVATPTLGGFFENAFKNNFGNVFYDDNWSNTTAPANIKETETAYVLDLVAPGLKKEDFKIKVEKDVLYISFTHEEAKEENTDKVLRNEYQFRSFKRSFSLSEKVNAANISATYNDGILKITLPKKENIIAEVKEISVG, from the coding sequence ATGTATAATCACAAAACCAACAGAGTAGCAACACCAACTTTAGGCGGATTCTTTGAAAATGCTTTTAAAAACAATTTTGGCAACGTCTTTTATGACGATAACTGGAGTAATACAACAGCACCGGCTAATATCAAAGAAACTGAAACCGCATACGTTCTTGATCTAGTGGCACCAGGGCTTAAAAAAGAAGACTTTAAGATAAAGGTAGAAAAGGATGTATTATACATTTCCTTCACCCACGAAGAAGCTAAAGAAGAAAACACAGACAAGGTATTGCGTAACGAATACCAGTTCCGCTCTTTCAAGAGAAGCTTTTCATTAAGCGAAAAAGTAAACGCAGCAAACATCAGCGCCACTTACAATGATGGCATATTAAAAATAACATTACCTAAAAAGGAAAATATAATCGCAGAAGTAAAAGAGATAAGTGTAGGCTAA
- a CDS encoding endonuclease/exonuclease/phosphatase family protein → MPNYSGIRWKKFDSNRKNVVEKLFSLKEGLKSIPQKTTDKNFLLATWNIREFDGNKYGNRLEESFYYIAEVISSFDMVAVQEIKGSLDPLKKVMRILGNHWDYLVSDITEGSRGNGERMAYIYDKRKVQFTSVAGEIVIPPKIKKDSNGNTVKKNGKTVYEPVAQFWRTPYLVSFQSGWFKFYLCTVHILFGDAKDLTDRTKEIHDVALFFKKRAKTENEYSSDKDYWDRQNFILLGDFNIIDRQDETFKALTHKTDFIIPAQIEKENLHGSNVNKDKFYDQIVYNNKYGNAVVTDAGIFDFFNHVYTNTDEDYKLYLKAMESVKKGTKAPTMSWYRQWRTHQMSDHLPMWVEFDTDFSQRYLEERMKS, encoded by the coding sequence ATGCCAAACTATTCTGGAATACGTTGGAAGAAATTTGATTCCAACAGAAAAAACGTAGTTGAAAAACTATTCTCTCTGAAAGAAGGGCTAAAATCTATACCTCAAAAAACTACAGATAAAAACTTTCTACTTGCTACATGGAACATCAGAGAGTTTGACGGCAACAAATATGGCAACAGACTAGAGGAGAGCTTCTATTATATTGCCGAGGTCATCTCTTCTTTTGACATGGTAGCAGTACAAGAAATAAAAGGCAGTCTGGATCCTTTAAAAAAAGTAATGCGCATCTTAGGCAACCATTGGGATTATCTGGTGTCAGATATTACCGAAGGTAGCAGAGGTAATGGAGAGCGCATGGCATACATCTATGATAAACGAAAAGTACAATTCACTTCAGTAGCGGGAGAGATCGTAATACCACCAAAAATAAAAAAAGACAGTAACGGTAACACTGTCAAAAAGAACGGAAAAACTGTTTATGAACCTGTTGCTCAATTTTGGCGCACCCCTTATCTGGTCTCCTTTCAGTCAGGGTGGTTTAAGTTTTACTTATGCACCGTGCATATACTCTTTGGCGACGCAAAAGACCTTACTGATAGAACAAAAGAAATACATGACGTAGCTCTATTCTTTAAAAAAAGAGCTAAAACCGAAAACGAGTACAGCAGCGACAAGGACTATTGGGATAGACAAAACTTTATACTACTAGGCGATTTCAATATAATTGACCGACAAGATGAAACCTTTAAAGCACTAACCCATAAAACAGACTTCATCATACCTGCTCAGATAGAAAAGGAGAACCTACACGGCTCTAATGTAAATAAGGATAAGTTCTACGACCAAATTGTTTATAACAATAAATATGGCAATGCGGTAGTAACCGATGCCGGTATATTTGACTTTTTCAATCATGTATATACTAATACAGACGAAGACTACAAGCTTTACTTAAAAGCAATGGAATCCGTAAAAAAAGGCACTAAAGCTCCTACTATGAGCTGGTATAGACAATGGCGCACACATCAAATGTCTGATCATCTACCTATGTGGGTAGAATTTGATACAGACTTCTCTCAACGATACTTAGAAGAAAGAATGAAGAGCTAA
- a CDS encoding arginine decarboxylase: MNNTYTDLVKQTFDFPQEGFEVVDDYLQFNDVDVKKLIDKYGTPFKLTYLPKIGMQIAKSKKLFADAIKRYNYEGEYCYCYCTKSSHFSFIVEETLKHNVHLETSFAYDIEIIKKLYARKKITKDTYIICNGFKTRPYTRNIAKLINDGFKNVIPVLDNKREFEDYEKSIKSDSPVSIGIRIATEEEPKFDFYTSRLGIRKQDILEFYIDKIKGNDKFSLKMLHFFMNTGIRDDIYYWSELNKVLTLYCQLKKICPELNGLNLGGGFPIKHSLGFDYDYKYMVNQIVSTIKKVCKKNKVDMPDIYTEFGSFTVGESGAVIYSVLDEKVQNDREIWYMIDSSFITTLPDTWGIGEKFLMLPINKWSNEYQEVHLGGLTCDSHDFYTSEEHINAVFLPKTDKEKGQEPLYVGFFHTGAYQDQLSGYGGIKHCMVPSPKHIVVERDEKGKLVDWLYAKEQSPQSMLKLLGYNK; this comes from the coding sequence ATGAACAATACGTACACTGATCTTGTAAAACAGACATTCGATTTTCCTCAAGAAGGTTTTGAAGTAGTCGATGATTATCTACAGTTCAATGATGTGGATGTCAAGAAGTTAATAGATAAATACGGAACGCCGTTCAAGCTAACCTATTTGCCCAAAATTGGTATGCAGATAGCAAAGTCAAAAAAGCTTTTTGCTGATGCTATAAAGCGTTATAACTATGAAGGTGAATACTGTTACTGTTATTGTACCAAGAGTTCGCACTTCTCTTTTATCGTAGAAGAAACGCTGAAGCATAATGTGCATTTAGAGACTTCTTTTGCTTATGATATTGAGATCATTAAGAAGCTTTATGCCAGAAAGAAGATAACTAAGGATACTTATATCATATGTAATGGTTTTAAAACCAGACCATATACCAGAAATATTGCTAAACTCATCAACGATGGGTTTAAAAATGTAATTCCTGTATTAGATAATAAACGTGAGTTTGAAGATTATGAGAAGTCGATTAAATCAGATAGTCCTGTAAGTATAGGAATAAGGATAGCAACAGAAGAGGAGCCTAAGTTCGACTTCTATACTTCTCGTTTGGGTATAAGAAAGCAAGATATACTGGAGTTTTATATAGACAAGATCAAAGGGAATGATAAGTTTAGCTTAAAGATGCTCCACTTCTTTATGAATACAGGTATTAGGGATGATATCTACTACTGGAGTGAGCTGAATAAGGTATTGACCTTGTATTGCCAGCTTAAAAAGATATGCCCTGAGTTGAATGGGCTTAATTTAGGTGGCGGTTTCCCTATCAAGCACTCTTTGGGTTTCGATTACGATTATAAGTATATGGTCAACCAGATCGTATCTACGATAAAGAAGGTTTGTAAGAAAAATAAAGTAGACATGCCTGATATCTATACAGAGTTTGGCTCGTTTACTGTAGGGGAGAGTGGTGCTGTAATATATAGTGTGCTGGACGAGAAAGTACAGAATGATAGAGAGATATGGTATATGATCGATAGTAGTTTTATTACTACACTACCTGATACTTGGGGTATAGGAGAAAAGTTTTTAATGCTGCCAATTAATAAGTGGAGTAATGAATATCAAGAGGTGCATTTAGGAGGGCTCACCTGCGATAGTCATGATTTCTATACGTCTGAGGAGCATATTAATGCAGTTTTCTTACCCAAGACCGATAAGGAAAAGGGGCAGGAGCCATTGTATGTTGGTTTCTTTCATACCGGAGCTTATCAAGATCAATTGTCGGGTTATGGTGGTATCAAGCATTGCATGGTGCCTTCTCCTAAGCATATTGTCGTGGAAAGGGATGAGAAAGGGAAATTGGTAGACTGGTTGTATGCAAAAGAACAGTCGCCTCAAAGTATGTTGAAGTTATTAGGATACAATAAATAA
- a CDS encoding queuosine precursor transporter has translation MVHYILKNKATKLFVVLTSFFIANALIAECIGGKLFSLELLLGLEQHPFSFLGQEGLTYTLTCGVLLWPLEFVMTDIVNEYYGPKAVKRISYIAVALISYAFFMFYVAIEVPAEPSFWISSQADSGVPNMQSAFSSIFGQGMWIIVGSITAFLVSQIVDVWAFHKIKQTTGEKKVWLRATGSTLVSQLVDSFIVLFIAFYIGRDWTIQRVIVLSLITYSYKAVMALILTPIIYLAEGAIDRYLGKNLSKEMKEAAMQ, from the coding sequence ATGGTACACTATATACTAAAAAACAAAGCAACAAAACTATTTGTTGTACTTACCTCATTTTTCATTGCTAATGCACTAATTGCAGAATGTATTGGAGGAAAACTATTCTCTTTAGAGTTATTACTTGGTCTTGAGCAACACCCCTTCTCCTTTTTAGGGCAAGAGGGCTTAACGTATACACTTACTTGCGGCGTTTTACTTTGGCCACTAGAATTTGTAATGACGGATATTGTGAATGAATACTATGGCCCAAAGGCTGTAAAACGTATTTCATATATCGCGGTAGCACTTATTAGCTATGCTTTTTTTATGTTTTATGTAGCTATAGAAGTACCTGCTGAGCCTTCTTTTTGGATATCTAGTCAAGCAGATAGTGGCGTTCCTAATATGCAATCAGCATTTAGTAGCATATTTGGGCAAGGCATGTGGATAATAGTAGGTAGTATCACAGCTTTCTTAGTAAGCCAAATTGTAGACGTTTGGGCTTTTCATAAAATAAAGCAAACCACAGGTGAAAAGAAAGTATGGTTAAGAGCTACAGGCTCTACCCTAGTTTCTCAATTGGTAGACAGCTTTATTGTTCTGTTCATCGCATTCTATATTGGGAGAGACTGGACAATACAACGAGTAATAGTATTATCGCTAATTACCTACTCCTACAAAGCAGTTATGGCACTGATACTTACACCAATTATATACTTAGCAGAAGGAGCTATAGATAGATACCTAGGCAAAAATCTAAGCAAGGAAATGAAAGAAGCCGCTATGCAGTAA